CAAgaaagcagaacagaaaatgtaaaaatacaaacagacaaTATGAGTAATTACAAGTAAAAAGAATTAAAGCCATAGAAAAAGgtaaaatcacagaaaaagaaagagaggaaaagtaaCGCAATAATAGAGATAATAAAAGGATAAAATCCAGAAAGAATGACGACATCACTTgagaggaattaaaaacagataaataaactaagagcagtaaaaggaataaaaagatAGAAAGACGAAAGCCAGTTTAAAGGTGGACTTCATGTAAAAgcaagtctataaaagtgggttttaagaagtaATTCAAAAGAATGTACTGATTCTGAGAGGTCGTTCCAAAGTTGAGGAATGGCCCCACGTCAGGTCGCTATGTTGCTGATGTATTAGCTACTATAAAAGCAGAATTTTAAGGTTCTAGCTGGTTAAACTCCAATTTACTCTTTTATATGCTGTTTGGAAGATTGTCACAGGAAGAAGACCCTGGAAATGAAAGGACAGCAGCTACAAGTGCTCAGTTATGTTTTGCACCAGGCAAGTAGGCTAAACAAATTGAATCAAaatagcaaataaataaataaattcaacaacaagaaaaacaatccGACTGACAGTAGAAAATCAAACcatttttagaaagaaaaaagggtaCTTCACAGATGAAGCATTATTCTTATGTTTCAAGAAGACCTATATAATTTATACACTTCATCATTTATGCATGACCACAGGTACCCGcatcaataacaaaaatacCTTCCTTATTTACTATTCACTTTCTTCACAAGTTAAGGCTTATTTTCCAAACAAGCAAGGAAAGTTGAGAACATCAGAAGTGGGGGCACAAGCTCAGGCTCCAGAGAGACTTGGGCTGCATTCAAATGTCCGGACTTCACTGCAGGTAATCTGCAAGCCTTGAGTCTTGACTTTCTGCCGACTTCCAGGAAGTCAGCTTGGACTGCAGACTGAtttaattacccacaattcattgcaataTGAAACAtattatgaatgtgtaaaacaattacttttttATAACGTTACTTGAACCATGTTCGCTAGAAATGATATTCAGTTTGGATTCAGCCTCAGATGACGTTGGAcaagctgtacggagccattttgatcataaactgattttaaaagactttatttatGCCCTTTAAAGTAGAAATATTCAGTGCAGATGCTAAGCTTAAAGCATTAGCGGTCACCACGTCTGATGTGAGTTGAGGAGCTAAATTGtgtgtcgagggtgtaaatgtTCGAGAAATGAATTTGACAacctgtatggagccatttttttttattttttcccgttgtttttttacgttttaaaacaagtccccatctagttgatgaaggttctcagtcatccaggtcatggttaTTCTAGGTcctgtattgtaggcaactggacatgtttcagtttcttgaagacgtttcacctgtcctccaagaggcttcttcacttcttactaactggaggggagttacaggcttttaaactatgtgtgggagtgtccttacagagtcgttaaggacagggtgagctctgagtttcagagtcgttggGGCCACTTGTGaagtgaatggttgttaagctacCGTgctacaatgcagtactgagttccctccccaggcAGCGtcacaaccattcacacctgggctcgCCTAGCCTtaacaacccacatgaaggccgcTTAaatcaacgacccacaagtggcccgaacgactctgaaactcagagctcacacgaGTCCTTAAcgttgtttaggagaaagcgGCGACGttattttgttgtgaagctccagaaatgttttgcggaccatgaaacttcacctgactgtcCATTGGCAtcgggggtgagtagataatgactgcattttgatttttgggtgaacttaccctttaaattTATCTCAAGAAAAGTAACACGTAtaatagtgtttttttatgatttaatgTCAGTATctataatgaaataataataaaaacaaaacatgtatccCATATTAAACCTGTGACACATATGGTAGCGAGCCCTAAAAAGCAGAAACCTGGACTCATTGATAAACCAATGAAAAGATGGCTGCAAATAGCAACAGATGACGTCGACGCCCACTACGTGATTGGCGAAGGTGACGCGCGGGCTGTTGCAACGTCAAACATCGTCCCTCTGGTCGTGCCATGCGCACTCAcgcttgttgttgttgagctgGTTGTTATGGCTGGACAAGGCCTCGGACTAAACTGAGAGAGGACCCCCGTACcaccccccccctcccccgtCTCTGTTGCGGGACACCCGCCACCCATGGAGGGCACGGACATGGACGTGGACGCGGAGCTCATGCAGAAGTTCAGCTGCATGGGCACCACGGACAAAGACGTCCTCATTTCGGAGTTTCAGAGGCTGCTGGGCTTCCAGCTCAACCCGGCCGGCTGCGCCTTCTTCCTGGACATGACGAACTGGTGAGTGCGGGGATGCGGGAGGGGCCTGTGGTCGGACAGCAAACCTGACGCTAACCTTTTAGCTGTGTGATTAGCTCGTTAGCATACTTTTTAAAAGGCTGAAACAAAAATGGAGGCGGACGCACGGGGTGCTAAGTTGGTGTTGTTAAAAGTCGAGGGGCTCATTACATCATTCCCACACGGGAAACGGTAGTTAGGTGAGTTATCTGACTCCCAGCGATCATTTCGGGGGCAAACGGAAGTGAAACGGTAAAGTTTGTCCCAGCCGCGGGGTGTCTTAAGGTGAAATAGCtggaagagcaaaaaaaaagcaaaggtagctaactagctaggtGGCTAATTTAAGCACAGTTAGCCCCTGGGTGTAGATCATCAGCCATATTACATAATACTACCCCGGAGCCAGTTAAAACCACAACTCGAGGCGAGCACCAGTCGCTTAATGTTAGTGTGATGACGTAACCGGTCGTGATCTTATCAACAGCTGACAACAAGTGGTATTGATCGAGACGTGTCTGTGTCATCAACACACATCATGGTCTCACACAGTCAGCTGTGGATAGCCTCGATCAGAAGGGAGaatccagacacacacacacacaaaaaaagaaaagaagaagcagaattcacattgtttgtgtgttcaaGTTTCATTATGGAGCACACAAAGTGTGGAAATCACCGTGACACAGTGgaaagatgacatcatcacgtgTCCACTGAAACTAGTTGACCAGTTCTGTGGAGTTACAGGAATAAATCATGATCATAAATCATCAGTCTCATGactttttttaagaaaaatcatCTCGCACACTGTCATATTTTGCACAGGATCGTCATCGGACTAATAAAGACAGTCAGATGATACAGTTCTCCCTCTCATTAAAGGttttccaccaattttacacataaaaatcAGTTTGGTGCACATGACACGTACTACTCagtctgtgaaaacagctgtataATGTGTTTCTGGGGCTCTTGAGGAGCTTTGTTAAGTCTGAAAACTAACTCCTGATAATGTTGATGATGTTCTTCAGGCTTACCTCAACTTCAGGGACTTTGGATTCGCAGCAGAAAGTCTGCGAGACAAAACAGAGGTGTGGTGTTTGTGGATGTTAATCTGGCAGGATGGGTCtaatagagagctgaagtctcGCTCAACATATGTCACCAACAGCAACAtggcacagaaaaagtattgACAAAGGTGAAAATCCGGATAAAACCGGCCATATTGACAACTACAGTTAGGTGCAAGGATAGTTCGTCAGCTCTGCGGgaccagctctacaatgttttcGTTAGGGGTTATGGTGCCACAAATGCGATTGTTGGGTGTGTAGTTTTtataataacatattttcatagtcttttaaattgacaaactaCTGGAAGTGTATGATTCTGTGTTTTTGCCTGACCCATGCTGGACTACAGATGTCACTATGCTTATACCAAAATGCTTGTCAGATAGTTAAAAAAAGAGTTTGAAATGTCCGTTTCAGTATGCCCAGTAAGGTTGCACGATAAAAATGATCGGTCTGATATTTGCAAATTTATATTATCAGCTATTTATCGGTAGCTGTGAAATTCTAGCTGATAATTAGAGCcaataatatgaagccaaattgctttgaTTGCACGTTTACAAACTCTGATACAGTAGGTGGCTGTTTGCACCTTAAAAGGTGGTTTAAGATTTTGTATTTCTCACAAAAATATGTCACTTTTGTGTGTACAATGTCTTtgaggagagacagactgaaACCACTATGTTTTGCTTTCAACTGTGACCATTCAAAACAggcatttacatttttgctttcaGACCGTAGTCAGTCAACGCACTCTATGACGTAGTTCATTTTGAGTGCACTGGCACCTAATAGCCAGCAGATCTTGGCCAGATATGGGTTATTTCCTTTCGTTTTAAAAATTGCATCCCTTGGTTGTCTACCGGCTTTATCGCCAGACGCTTAAAATATCTGCAATTGGCTGTAAAACAGCATCTCTGCTCTTATTCCCTAAAGGAAATGTTTAATCCAATAGAAGTGTATTTGAATAGGCCAcaacaatttcccagagcccaagtttgacatatttaaattgcttgttttatttcctccaaCAGTCCAGAGCCCAACAATATTCTGTTTACTATCATATAAGTGCATATTTCAATTTTTGAAACTGGAATAAGTGAACATTTCTACTCagaaaattaataattaatcgAACAATTGCTTCAGTTTCAGTATAAAGTGCTttgcatacaaaaataaaataaaaagcaccaTTAGAAGATTAGAAATCTGTGTCCCAGTTTTCTCCCCTGTGCCAGGATTCTTCTCCAGATGCTCCGTTTTAAGACAGAATGACAAAATTGTAACTGAGCTGTATAATCTATGTGATTTCTGTTTTAGGAtggatttttcttttagttGTCAGTGTCAGATTGGTGGACTGTCACACTGGATCAAATCATTTTTGAGGGAGCCGATTAGAAAAGCTCTCTGTCACCAGGACCCCATGACTCAGGAATTATGAAAAAGTATCCTGGAGAACGAACAGtctgcacaaaaaaaaccatGTAATCAGTGACTGTCGATTTTCTTTGTTAACTTCTATTGTAATATTAAGAAATCTTGAATGAATGCTCCTGATAACACCACGCTCTTCCTTTTGTGTCTGAACAGGAACCTGCAGGCCGCTATTGGTGCATATTATGACTTTGAAAGTCCTAACGTCAACACGCCATCCATGTCCTTTGTCGAAGATGTGACAATTGGGGAAGGAGAGTCAGTTCCTCCAGATACACCGTTCACAAAGACCTGGAGAATACAAAACACAGGTGTGGAGCATGTCACTACATTCACATGTTTAGTAAAAATAGCCTTTGTGAATCCGTACTATCCATCCGCCTGAGCAAATGTCAGTTACAACTGTTTTTCTGACTGCTCTCCTCTTTGTGCGTTACAGGTGCAGAGTCGTGGCCTCCTGGGGTTAGTCTCAAGTACATTGGTGGGGATCAGTTTGGGCATGTAAACACAGTTATAGTAAAGTCACTAGACCCCCAGGAAATTTCAGATGTGAGTGTGCAGATGCGAAGTCCGGCAGCTCCCGGCATGTACCAGGGCCAGTGGAGGATGTGTACAGCCACCGGATTATTCTATGGAGGTAGGAAATCAACAGTGTTGATATGTTTCTAATAAAAGAAATCTATTAGTGCTTTTTTAGCATTCAGGTAATCTTCTCTTTGTCACAATGCCATTAAACTTATACTGAGGAAATTCTTTAAATAGCTGGTTTTGTCTGACCATTCATACATGGCTCCTGGGTGCGACTAAACATCTTCATTCGTCGCACCGAAACGCCACACCTGGGTGTGTAGACAGTCGCCTTTGAACAAATATCAGCCCATTGATAGTTTTTTGTAAATTACTCTGTCAGTGTGGGATTGTGGGATTTTATGTGCGATTTACACTATAAGGCGCTCCACCTGTTCCTAATCCTAAAGTGCCTTATCCGCTGTGATTTCTCTGGTAACATTCTGCAATGGGGGGtcacaggaggagaggaagagggagtaCGACGGCTCCTGGATGCGGGCAGGGAGGCGACACGACCAGATTATCATAGTTTATAAAGGATATTTTAGATATAGTAATTTCATACACGAAATATAACGAGATTAGAGCAATTTCTCGCTGCCTGTGTTGtgattttaaatgaagaaaaacatttatctgcacCGTTATTCCCGTTTACagtcatttacataatgtgttaaggaagaaattaaaatgtactgTTGGTTGCACCTACATTAAGAAGTTCGGCATACCAGTGCAACCAGTATTAAAAGTTAGTCTTTTGGTAGGTTGacatttgcttcttttctccaCAGATGTAATCTGGGTGATTCTTAGTGTAGAAGTTGGAGGTCTCCTCGGCGTGACCCAGCAGCTGTCTTCGTTCGAGACAGAATTCAACACCCAACCCCAGCGCAACGTGCAGGGAGACTTCAACCCCTTCGCCTCGCCACAGAAGAACAAGCATGACACCACTGACAACAGCTTCAGAGATCCCGGCGGAGCCTGGGAACGTACACAAGAGCCAATCCAGCAAGATCAAAATGGACTGTCTCATAATGCTGTAAATAGAGCGTCAAATGGTCTCCAAACCAATCTTTCTGTGGTGACTTATGGTCAGGTATGTATGAATCAAATATCTG
This Pagrus major chromosome 6, Pma_NU_1.0 DNA region includes the following protein-coding sequences:
- the ilrun gene encoding protein ILRUN, which produces MEGTDMDVDAELMQKFSCMGTTDKDVLISEFQRLLGFQLNPAGCAFFLDMTNWNLQAAIGAYYDFESPNVNTPSMSFVEDVTIGEGESVPPDTPFTKTWRIQNTGAESWPPGVSLKYIGGDQFGHVNTVIVKSLDPQEISDVSVQMRSPAAPGMYQGQWRMCTATGLFYGDVIWVILSVEVGGLLGVTQQLSSFETEFNTQPQRNVQGDFNPFASPQKNKHDTTDNSFRDPGGAWERTQEPIQQDQNGLSHNAVNRASNGLQTNLSVVTYGQGIHGPYPFGQS